One Ooceraea biroi isolate clonal line C1 chromosome 6, Obir_v5.4, whole genome shotgun sequence genomic window carries:
- the LOC105276498 gene encoding mitochondrial chaperone BCS1: MTFANYIQTLSDNPYFGAGFGLFGVGAAAALLRKGAQFGAILFRRHYMITMEVPCRDKSYQWVLQWITHKGARKTQHLSVETSFEQRETGHVKTKYDFIPSIGTHFFRYKGNWIKVERTREQQTLDLHMGIPWETVQLTAFGKDRSIYFDILEEARQMALKEHEGKTIMYTAMGSEWRQFGHARKRRPLESVVLDTGVSERIVNDCREFINNPSWYSERGIPYRRGYLLHGPPGCGKSSYITALAGELERGICVLNLSERGLTDDRLNHLLAVAPQQTIILLEDIDAAFASREESKEVKAAYDGLNRVTFSGLLNCLDGVASTEARILFMTTNYLNRLDPALVRPGRVDVKEYIGWCSQSQVEQMFLRFYKEPGKDPGALAEKFAENVMSYERNVSPAQIQGYFMFHKSNPEAVINNVAQIWELA, from the exons ATGACATTCGCCAATTACATACAAACTTTATCTGATAATCCTTATTTCGGTGCTGGCTTCGGTTTATTTGGCGTTGGAGCTGCAGCTGCTTTATTGAGAAAAGGTGCACAGTTTGGAGCTATCCTATTCAG gCGACATTACATGATTACCATGGAAGTACCATGTCGCGACAAGAGTTATCAATGGGTTTTGCAGTGGATCACGCACAAAGGTGCCCGGAAAACACAGCATCTTTCTGTAGAAACCAGTTTTGAACAGAGGGAAACTGGTCATGTGAAAACCAAATACGACTTTATCCCAAGTATAGGAACCCATTTCTTCAG ATATAAGGGGAATTGGATAAAGGTTGAAAGAACAAGAGAGCAACAGACTCTAGATTTACACATGGGAATACCATGGGAAACTGTACAGCTGACAGCATTTGGCAAAGACAGAAGCATATACTTTGATATCCTAGAAGAAG CCAGACAGATGGCTTTAAAAGAGCACGAGGGAAAAACTATCATGTACACTGCCATGGGAAGCGAGTGGCGACAATTTGGACATGCCAGAAAGAGGAGACCGTTAGAGTCGGTTGTTTTGGACACTGGTGTCTCTGAAAGGATAGTAAATGATTGCCGGGAGTTTATCAATAATCCGTCATGGTACAGCGAAAGAG GAATACCGTATCGTCGAGGGTATCTGTTACACGGACCGCCAGGCTGTGGAAAGTCGTCGTACATTACCGCGTTGGCCGGTGAATTGGAACGTGGAATTTGCGTTTTGAACTTATCCGAGAGGGGTCTAACGGATGACAGACTGAATCATCTCTTAGCGGTAGCGCCTCAACAGACCATCATCCTGTTGGAGGATATCGATGCTGCTTTTGCAAGTAGAGAAGAATCTAAGGAAG TTAAAGCAGCGTATGATGGCCTTAACAGAGTCACATTTAGTGGTTTATTAAACTGTTTGGATGGCGTAGCTTCCACAGAAgctagaatattatttatgacgACCAATTACTTGAACAGATTGGACCCTGCGCTCGTTAGACCAGGCAGAGTGGATGTCAAGGAATATATTG GATGGTGCAGTCAAAGTCAAGTCGAACAAATGTTCTTGAGATTCTATAAGGAACCAGGCAAGGACCCTGGCGCACTCGCAGAGAAATTTGCAGAAAATGTTATGTCCTACGAGAGAAACGTCAGTCCGGCACAAATTCAAGGATATTTCATGTTCCATAAAAGTAATCCTGAAGCAGTCATAAATAACGTTGCACAAATCTGGGAACTCGCATGA
- the LOC105276499 gene encoding histone-lysine N-methyltransferase 2D-like: protein MGKTRGVHETTPELRNRMVGMYEAGLGLREISVAVNCSQRTVKRWLNRFDKEGTVETRERCGRKRATTMEQDEAIVRLASQTPITAAKAVLPALGLTCSVDTVRERLHKAGIHNWSPSRKYMQRIPLGDADGAAIQQAVWRPTGTQLGKKKMSKDLGKSERNGARAKKKSSPRKTRSRKPYIDDDALSESLNKQPIQSTEQLQQQQQQQQQHQEFVFPRQNLPPPPSAPQATEMQPSAQSLSASQTEFSNALSLVQQPQSMYQHPGLNIVQNWPLDLVQGSHHYPQGQPNSISHEQPPPQQQLQELHTQQEQQQQQQHHVQQVQQAQQHLQAQVQQRLQEQSSTQSHHPNLDQQRLPMEHQVQQQCLQSGVSSPEQTSANMESSNTCSSNENSQSSSEPQRNKHSSRESDEKSDAGRHKKKKKGGKAKGTLETSVEIRNRMIGMSEAGLSTLSIALAIDRSERTVKRWLERWHKEGNVQTKERKGRRRITTKEQDDAIVAMATQHPLTAAKYVAPALGLKCSVDTIRERLHKAGIHSWKLGKKQGEGNAVHTVHLWQPSGNRPNKPKMPGEKKKKGTGSKKRDQAINSNQNRVTRRKKNAESAPLKAISPPAGVMFEEPPQLSFHNPGAMANYASGPNIMQSVHNIAAPPAALPQPQPPPQPPPAPQPMQQPMGPIMQQRPDCRLAPAIVPPVSGPSNSGIAYPSCMVGSGHTGSGHMEQTDPLNYEPYIWSF from the exons ATGGGCAAGACGAGAGGTGTCCATGAGACAACTCCCGAGTTGAGAAATCGGATGGTGGGAATGTACGAGGCAGGTCTCGGTCTACGAGAAATCTCCGTCGCTGTCAATTGCTCG CAACGTACCGTAAAAAGATGGCTAAATAGATTTGACAAAGAAGGCACGGTAGAGACGCGGGAACGTTGCGGTCGCAAAAGAGCCACTACTATGGAACAGGATGAAGCAATTGTTCGTCTAGCTTCTCAGACACCCATAACAGCGGCAAAAGCGGTGCTTCCTGCACTAGGCCTTACCTGTTCCGTAGATACCGTGAGAGAAAGACTGCACAAAGCTGGAATTCACAACTGGAGTCCATCACGTAAATATATGCAGAGGATCCCATTGGG TGATGCGGACGGTGCAGCGATCCAGCAGGCAGTGTGGCGACCAACTGGTACTCAATTGGGCAAAAAGAAAATGTCCAAGGATTTGGGCAAATCTGAGAGGAACGGCGCTAGAGCCAAAAAAAAGAGTTCACCGAGGAAAACCAGATCTCGAAAGCCGTACATTGACGATGATGCATTGTCCGAGAGTCTTAACAAACAACCGATTCAGAGCACCGAGCAActgcagcaacaacagcagcagcagcaacaacatcAAGAATTCGTATTTCCACGACAGAATCTACCACCGCCGCCATCCGCTCCTCAGGCCACCGAGATGCAGCCCTCCGCGCAATCTTTATCCGCGAGTCAGACGGAATTCAGTAATGCGCTGAGTCTAGTGCAGCAACCACAATCCATGTACCAACATCCGGGATTGAACATTGTACAAAATTGGCCATTAGACTTGGTCCAAGGCAGCCACCATTACCCACAG GGACAACCAAATTCAATATCTCATGAACAACCGCCACCGCAGCAGCAGCTGCAAGAGCTGCACACGCAAcaggagcagcagcagcagcagcagcatcacGTGCAACAAGTTCAACAAGCCCAACAACACTTGCAAGCGCAAGTACAGCAGCGACTGCAGGAGCAATCGAGTACTCAGTCCCATCATCCAAATCTCGATCAACAACGGCTGCCAATGGAACATCAAGTTCAACAGCAGTGCTTGCAGTCCGGCGTGTCCAGTCCCGAGCAAACGAGTGCGAACATGGAGAGCTCGAACACTTGTAGCTCCAATGAGAACAGCCAATCGTCCAGTGAGCCCCAACGGAACAAACACTCGTCGAGAGAGAGCGATGAGAAATCGGACGCGGGACGacacaagaagaagaaaaagggcGGCAAGGCGAAAGGGACGCTGGAGACCAGCGTGGAAATTCGGAATCGCATGATTGGAATGTCCGAGGCTGGATTGTCCACTTTGTCCATCGCGTTGGCAATCGACAGATCG GAACGTACTGTTAAAAGATGGCTGGAGCGTTGGCATAAAGAAGGCAATGTGCAAACGAAGGAACGTAAGGGTCGACGTCGAATCACTACCAAGGAACAGGACGATGCTATTGTCGCGATGGCGACGCAACATCCACTTACCGCAGCTAAATACGTAgcacccgcactaggtttaaAATGCAGCGTGGATACGATCAGAGAAAGGCTTCACAAGGCCGGGATACACAGCTGGAAATTAGGGAAAAAGCAAGG GGAAGGAAACGCAGTCCATACTGTCCACTTATGGCAGCCGAGCGGAAACCGGCCGAATAAGCCGAAAATGCCcggcgagaagaagaagaagggtaCCGGAAGTAAAAAGCGTGATCAAGCAATAAATAGTAATCAAAATCGCGTTACGCGGAGGAAGAAGAATGCTGAATCGGCGCCGCTGAAAGCGATTTCGCCTCCGGCAGGCGTGATGTTTGAAGAGCCTCCACAATTGTCGTTCCATAATCCTGGAGCCA TGGCGAATTACGCTTCAGGTCCTAATATAATGCAATCGGTGCATAATATCGCCGCTCCACCTGCCGCGTTGCCGCAACCACAGCCACCTCCGCAACCACCACCGGCGCCGCAACCAATGCAGCAACCGATGGGCCCGATAATGCAACAGAGACCGGACTGCAGGCTAGCACCGGCCATAGTTCCGCCCGTTTCGGGTCCGAGCAATTCTGGCATCGCCTATCCATCGTGCATGGTCGGTAGTGGTCACACGGGTAGTGGTCACATGGAGCAAACGGATCCTCTCAATTACGAGCCGTACATCTGGAGTTTTTAA
- the LOC105276495 gene encoding general odorant-binding protein 69a isoform X2, with protein MRLLAVAVGFLLQAWIVSCGTRPSFVSDQMIATAASVVNACQTQTGVATADIEAVRNGQWPETRQLKCYMYCLWEQFGLVDDKRELSLNGMLTFFQRIPAYRAEVEKAISECKGIAKGDDCEYAYTFNKCYAGLSPRTYYLF; from the exons ATGAGGCTCCTCGCGGTCGCCGTGGGTTTCCTCCTTCAGGCGTGGATCGTGTCCTGCGGG ACACGACCCAGCTTTGTCTCTGATCAAATGATCGCAACTGCGGCTAGTGTTGTAAACGCCTGTCAAACGCAAACGGGAGTTGCCACAG CCGACATAGAAGCGGTAAGAAACGGTCAATGGCCGGAAACACGCCAATTGAAG TGCTACATGTATTGTCTCTGGGAACAATTTGGTCTAGTCGACGATAAGCGAGAGCTGAGTCTAAACGGCATGCTGACGTTCTTCCAAAGAATACCTGCCTACAGAGCCGAGGTCGAAAAGGCGATCAGCGAGTGCAAGGGGATCG CCAAAGGCGACGACTGCGAGTACGCGTACACGTTCAACAAGTGCTATGCCGGGCTATCTCCGAGA ACTTACTATCTCTTCTAA
- the LOC105276495 gene encoding general odorant-binding protein 69a isoform X1 yields the protein MRLLAVAVGFLLQAWIVSCGTRPSFVSDQMIATAASVVNACQTQTGVATADIEAVRNGQWPETRQLKCYMYCLWEQFGLVDDKRELSLNGMLTFFQRIPAYRAEVEKAISECKGIGNYLAKGDDCEYAYTFNKCYAGLSPRTYYLF from the exons ATGAGGCTCCTCGCGGTCGCCGTGGGTTTCCTCCTTCAGGCGTGGATCGTGTCCTGCGGG ACACGACCCAGCTTTGTCTCTGATCAAATGATCGCAACTGCGGCTAGTGTTGTAAACGCCTGTCAAACGCAAACGGGAGTTGCCACAG CCGACATAGAAGCGGTAAGAAACGGTCAATGGCCGGAAACACGCCAATTGAAG TGCTACATGTATTGTCTCTGGGAACAATTTGGTCTAGTCGACGATAAGCGAGAGCTGAGTCTAAACGGCATGCTGACGTTCTTCCAAAGAATACCTGCCTACAGAGCCGAGGTCGAAAAGGCGATCAGCGAGTGCAAGGGGATCGGTAACTATTTGG CCAAAGGCGACGACTGCGAGTACGCGTACACGTTCAACAAGTGCTATGCCGGGCTATCTCCGAGA ACTTACTATCTCTTCTAA
- the LOC105276495 gene encoding general odorant-binding protein 69a isoform X3 — translation MIATAASVVNACQTQTGVATADIEAVRNGQWPETRQLKCYMYCLWEQFGLVDDKRELSLNGMLTFFQRIPAYRAEVEKAISECKGIGNYLAKGDDCEYAYTFNKCYAGLSPRTYYLF, via the exons ATGATCGCAACTGCGGCTAGTGTTGTAAACGCCTGTCAAACGCAAACGGGAGTTGCCACAG CCGACATAGAAGCGGTAAGAAACGGTCAATGGCCGGAAACACGCCAATTGAAG TGCTACATGTATTGTCTCTGGGAACAATTTGGTCTAGTCGACGATAAGCGAGAGCTGAGTCTAAACGGCATGCTGACGTTCTTCCAAAGAATACCTGCCTACAGAGCCGAGGTCGAAAAGGCGATCAGCGAGTGCAAGGGGATCGGTAACTATTTGG CCAAAGGCGACGACTGCGAGTACGCGTACACGTTCAACAAGTGCTATGCCGGGCTATCTCCGAGA ACTTACTATCTCTTCTAA
- the LOC105276494 gene encoding general odorant-binding protein 19d, which translates to MARENLIFICASLIIMQLVIVSSDDNIDWTTIHDELRKLAGNLRKKCTGETGATVDLLEEAEWGEFPDDDPDSKTKLGCYLRCVMEKGGVMKKDGTINFKLLSKMTPQAFKQVGAEMLDECRDATTGSDNCDIAYNFNKCMYNANPVAFLVI; encoded by the exons ATGGCacgagaaaatttaattttcatttgtgCCTCTCTGATCATCATGCAACTCGTTATCGTCTCCAGCGAC GACAACATAGATTGGACTACGATTCACGATGAGTTGAGAAAACTGGCCGGGAATTTACGAAAAAAGTGCACCGGTGAAACGGGCGCAACAGTCG ACTTGCTAGAAGAAGCAGAATGGGGTGAATTTCCAGACGATGATCCGGACAGTAAGACTAAACTGGGATGTTATCTCAGATGCGTGATGGAAAAAGGCGGAGTG ATGAAGAAGGATGGCACAATCAATTTCAAGCTCTTGTCCAAGATGACACCGCAGGCCTTTAAACAGGTTGGAGCAGAAATGCTTGACGAGTGTCGCGATGCGACAA cgGGTTCCGACAACTGTGACATAGCTTACAATTTCAACAAATGCATGTACAATGCAAATCCTGTG GCCTTCCTTGTTATCTAA